Part of the Candidatus Palauibacter soopunensis genome, CGGCTGCTGCCCGCCGCGCAGAGCTGGTCGGACGGACGCCCGGTCGGCGGATCCGCCGCGCTCGCCGCCTACGTCTCGCGGGAGCGCTCCGCGACGCCCGAGTGTCCCCTCTTCGTCGTCTCCGGCGGCGACATCATGCAGGGCACGCCGATCTCGAACTTCACGGATGGGCGCTCGATGATCGAGGCGATGAACGGGATCGGCTACGATGCCGTCTCGATCGGGAACCACGAGTTCGACTGGGGCGTCGACGTCCTCATGGAGCGCGTGGCCGATGCGGACTTCGCCATGCTCGGCGCGAACATCTACCTCAAGGACACCGACCGGCACCCCGAGTGGGTCCGGCCCTGGACGATCGTCGAGAGGGACGGCGTGCGGGTCGGCTTCATCGGCGCGACGACGACGTCCACGCCGGTCGTCGCCCGGCCCTCCCTCGTCGCGGACTTCGACTTCCGGCCGATCTCGGATGCGCTCGACCGCTACATCCCGGAGGTGCGGGCCGCCGGCGTGGACTTCGTGGTCGCGGTCATGCACGAAGGCGCCTTCTGCGACATCGGTGCGGAGGATGAGCCGGGGGGCGCGTGCCGGGGCCCGGCCCTGGACGCACTGACCGTGACGACGGAACGCTTCGACTACGCGGTCACGGGACATACGCACTCGCGCGTGGAGACCGAGATTCAGGGCGTTCCCGTCATCCAGTCGTACTCGAACACGACGGCGTACGGACTCGGACGCATCGACCGGAGCGTGGAAGGGGCCGTAAGCGCGCAACGCCTCGGCATTCGACAGGCGTGGGCGGACGAGGTCGCGGCGGACCCGGACGTCGAGCGGCTGGTCGCCGCCTACAGCGCCGAGATCGCGGCCATCGTCGACCGCGTCATCGTGGACCTCCCCGAGGCGCTGTCCGCCCCGCGGGACGGCGACTTCCCGCTCGGCCGAATCGTGGCGGACGCGCAGCGACAGGCGAGCGGGGCCGATGTCGCCCTCATGAACAACGGCGGCATCCGCCGGTCCCTCCCGGCCGGACCGATCACCTTCGCCGATCTCTTCGAACTCCAGCCCTTCAACAACATGCTGGTCCGCCACACGATGACCGGCGCGCAGCTTCTGCGGACGCTCGAGCACTCCGCCCGGGACGGTGACGTCGACCTGCACGCGAGCGGCATCACCGTCCGCTACGACCCGGACGCCCCGCTGGGTGAGCGGATTCTCGACGTGACGCTCGACGACGGATCGCCGCTCAGGCCGGAGGGCCGTTACGTCGTGACGGCCAACGATTTCATCGCGACCGGGGGCGGTGGCTACACCGTGTTCGCCGAAGCCGAAGTCATCGACCCCCTGGAAGTCGCGGATCTGGAGGCGCTCGTCGCCTACCTGGAGGCACAACCGCAACCCCTGCCCATCCCGCGCGCCCCCCGCTGGATCGAATCCCGCACGCCCTAGCCCGTTAGCCGTCCGCCATCCCCTCCGACAGGGCGGCGGCGGACGAAACCAAACGCCGGTCGCTCCGTAGGCCCACCCGTAGGGCCGTCCCCGCTCCGCGGCCGGCTGGGCGGACGGCCGACCTGTTTCAATCCCGGCGGAGGAGCGCGGGTTCGCATGAAGCGAGGCACGAAGATACTGGCCTCCACAGTCCTGATCGGCGGGCTGGGAGCGACGGCGTTCGCGGTGTCGAGCGCCGGCGGCAGCGAAGATGGCGAGACCGGCACCGTCGCCGTGGAGCGCGGCGAGATCGTGGACCGGGCGCTCGCCGTGGGACGCATCGAGCCGTTGGTCGAAGTGAGCGTGAAGTCGCAACTAGCGGGCGTCGTGCGGCAGATGTTCAAGGAGCCCGGCGAGTACGTCCAGCGCGGCCAGCCCCTCCTCGAGGTCCAGCCCAACCCCACGCCGATCGAACTCGTGGAGGCGCGGCGCAACGTGGAACTGCGGGAGATCGAACTCCAGCAGCTCGAGCGGCAGCGCGACCGGCTCACCGCGCTGCGCGGCCGCGGATTCGTGTCCGAGGAGGAATACGAGACCGTGGCCCGCCAGCATGACGAGGCTGCGCTCCAGGTCCAGATCGCGACCGAGCGGCTGGCCCTCCTCTCCGAGGGCCGCGTGACGATCGGCGACGAGGCCGTCGAGACAGTCATCACCTCCCCGATCCAGGGGTTCATCCTCGAGAAGATGGTGGAAATCGGGGATCCCGTCGTCCCGCTGACGACGTTCCAGGAAGGGACCGCCCTCATGACGATGGCGGAGATGGACGAACTGCTCTTCCGCGGCACGGTGGACGAGATCGACGTGGGGCGGCTGACCGAGGGCATGCCGGTGGAGATCACGATCGGTGCGCTCCCGGACGCGCGCATCGAAGGACGACTGTCGAAGATCTCGCTCAAGGGCCGCGACGAGGAAAACGCCACCCTCTTCCCGGTCGAGATCGCGGTGCTTCCGCTGGACGGCGCGGCGCTGCGGGCGGGTTATTCCGCCAACGCGCACGTGATCATCGAGCGCCGTTCGGACGTGCTCGTCATCCCCGAGCGCCTGGTCCGGTTCGAGGACGAGCGCACGCTCGTCACGGTCCGGCTGGGACCCGAGGAGACGGAGGAACGCGAGATCCGCACCGGGCTGAGCGACGGGATCAGCGTCGAGGTGCTGGACGGCCTGGCGGAGGGCGAGCGCGTGCTGGAGCCCCCGCGGCGCGAGATCACCTAGTGCACGACGTCAGCCGCCGGTGACGGTGCGCGAGGCCGGCGCCCGGTGAGGTTGCTCGACGCTGCGCGGCAGTTGTGGGCCGATCTCTCGGCCCAGCGCGTCAGGACCACGCTCACAGTGCTCGGCATCACCTGGGGCACCGTAGCGGTCGTCGTGCTGCTCGCCTTCTCCGTCGGGCTCGAACGGCAGACGATCAAACGGTTCCACGGACTCGGCGACCGGATCGTCATCCTCTTCGGCGGACGCACGACGATGCCTCACGCGGGGTTCAGGGAGGGGCGGTCGATCCGGCTGCGAGAGGCGGACGCGGAGATGCTCGCCCGGCGGATCCCCGACATCACGATGATCAGCCCGGAGTACTCGACGCGGGCGGCGCCGGTCCGCTACGGCCGCAACGGCGTGAACCCGAACATCACCGGGATCTACCCCATCTACGGCGAGATGCGGAATATCATCCCCCTCCCCGGCGGCCGCTTCATCAACGAGCGCGACCAGCGGGAGCGGCGACGCGTCGTGTTTCTCGGAGACGAGGTCGCCCGCGTCCTGTTCGGGGACGCCGACCCCGTCGGCGAGCAGGTCCGGATCGGAGATTCGCCCTTCACCGTGATCGGCGTGCTCCAGCCCAAGGTTCAGAACTCGTCCTACAACTCGAGGGACGAGGACCGCGTGTTCATCCCGGCCGGCACGCACGCGGCCCTGTTCGGCTCGCGCTTCGTCTCCAACCTCGTCTACCGGACCGCGGACGCGTCGCGGACGGAGGACGTGGAGGCGCGGGTCTACGAGGTCCTTGGAGCGAAGTACCGCTTCAACCCCGCGGACGACGATGCGCT contains:
- a CDS encoding efflux RND transporter periplasmic adaptor subunit, translating into MKRGTKILASTVLIGGLGATAFAVSSAGGSEDGETGTVAVERGEIVDRALAVGRIEPLVEVSVKSQLAGVVRQMFKEPGEYVQRGQPLLEVQPNPTPIELVEARRNVELREIELQQLERQRDRLTALRGRGFVSEEEYETVARQHDEAALQVQIATERLALLSEGRVTIGDEAVETVITSPIQGFILEKMVEIGDPVVPLTTFQEGTALMTMAEMDELLFRGTVDEIDVGRLTEGMPVEITIGALPDARIEGRLSKISLKGRDEENATLFPVEIAVLPLDGAALRAGYSANAHVIIERRSDVLVIPERLVRFEDERTLVTVRLGPEETEEREIRTGLSDGISVEVLDGLAEGERVLEPPRREIT
- a CDS encoding ABC transporter permease, producing the protein MRLLDAARQLWADLSAQRVRTTLTVLGITWGTVAVVVLLAFSVGLERQTIKRFHGLGDRIVILFGGRTTMPHAGFREGRSIRLREADAEMLARRIPDITMISPEYSTRAAPVRYGRNGVNPNITGIYPIYGEMRNIIPLPGGRFINERDQRERRRVVFLGDEVARVLFGDADPVGEQVRIGDSPFTVIGVLQPKVQNSSYNSRDEDRVFIPAGTHAALFGSRFVSNLVYRTADASRTEDVEARVYEVLGAKYRFNPADDDALAVWDTAEWERMFGFLFLGFKIFFAIVGSFTLSVGGIGVANIMYIVVRERTNEIGIKRSLGATRRSILWQFLTESMLIVVVGAALGVVVSLGVVKVMSLVPMQEFVGTPTISLQVAGVTLALLAFIAMLAGFFPARRAAALDPVECLRD
- a CDS encoding bifunctional UDP-sugar hydrolase/5'-nucleotidase, which gives rise to MPRHPAARSRSALAALLCAGIAAVAACAPADPTACALIFSTNDAHGRLLPAAQSWSDGRPVGGSAALAAYVSRERSATPECPLFVVSGGDIMQGTPISNFTDGRSMIEAMNGIGYDAVSIGNHEFDWGVDVLMERVADADFAMLGANIYLKDTDRHPEWVRPWTIVERDGVRVGFIGATTTSTPVVARPSLVADFDFRPISDALDRYIPEVRAAGVDFVVAVMHEGAFCDIGAEDEPGGACRGPALDALTVTTERFDYAVTGHTHSRVETEIQGVPVIQSYSNTTAYGLGRIDRSVEGAVSAQRLGIRQAWADEVAADPDVERLVAAYSAEIAAIVDRVIVDLPEALSAPRDGDFPLGRIVADAQRQASGADVALMNNGGIRRSLPAGPITFADLFELQPFNNMLVRHTMTGAQLLRTLEHSARDGDVDLHASGITVRYDPDAPLGERILDVTLDDGSPLRPEGRYVVTANDFIATGGGGYTVFAEAEVIDPLEVADLEALVAYLEAQPQPLPIPRAPRWIESRTP